A genome region from Gouania willdenowi chromosome 9, fGouWil2.1, whole genome shotgun sequence includes the following:
- the mtmr3 gene encoding phosphatidylinositol-3,5-bisphosphate 3-phosphatase MTMR3 isoform X3, which translates to MEEEEEVQQNLENLQANQVFPKRSPVLEEENMQVPFPELHGEFTEYVGRAEEAIIAMSNYRLHIKFRESVVNVPLQLIECVDCREMFQLHVTCKDCKVIRCQFSTFEQCQEWLKRLTAVVRPPSRMQDLFSFAFHAWCMEEYAGEKEQHGELCRPGEHVTSWFKNEVERMGFDTQNAWRITDINSRFRLCSSYPQQLLVPAWITDKELENVACFRSWKRFPAVVYRHQANGAVIARCSQPEVSWWGWRNSDDEHLVTSIGKACAVNGSNRNGTDLDAAMASSSGAENLDIEPRNLLILDARSYTAAVANRAKGGGCECPEYYPNCEVVFMGMANIHATRRSFHSLRVLCTTQQPDPANWLSSLEGTKWLWNLSLLMKAALLVVNAVDRDQRPVLVHCSDGWDRTPQIVSLSKLLLDPYYRTIEGFQVLVETEWLDFGHKFADRCGHGEKSDDLNERCPIFLQWLDCVHQMQRQFPCSFEFNEAFLVKLVQHCYSCLFGTFLCNSGKQRKDRRIQERTCSVWSLLRPTNRALRNMLYSTNSETVLHPVCHVRNLMLWTAVYLPSSSPTTPSDDSCAPYPVAGAEEAPLGRHPRTRSFDNLPSACEHGNSLAPNRRSSDPSLNEWQDHRRSLEINVALDGAAEQEVLTNGEEAYTNGPDSEAELSVAVGVAESQMENILKEASKDDSGGSSLLFHDMEQIDTEVELEGYVKADEVETPQQVLTNGYHSANGVAESQDDETPPQPTVEEVQKTCMSSQKEEARETRVEIVQQSIKTSQEVQESHMTSQKEAQQKMEEEVQQSVETTQDSSQSVSGVPEQTEAHRTLTNGFTNEQHKECDEEEEEKEVCLVSDCFVDQRGEHLDKRVSLLESSTETVTEEACCRLEQDMFISRKAELGMSRTLNGGSGSASVSAFQSDHSSMDPHCNGNASSDVEPKINGDRAPLSRQASTASCSSLVLNHHRSCAQHRLFRSLQSRAATSPEQTTRSHLDDDGLTLHTDAIQQRLRQIEAGHQMEVETLRKQVQELWSRLENQQHVASHRTNGHLGDEMTSGMDSEYNMDPNCLSHCSAEFFSEGSWEQVDRRDTEVTRWYPDHLAAQCYGCEQGFWLVNRKHHCRGRQPVQEAWNCGNVFCSNCCDQKIPVPSQQLFEPTRVCKSCFSSLQPGSSSLDSPITASST; encoded by the exons GTGCCTTTTCCTGAGCTGCACGGGGAGTTCACGGAGTACGTTGGGAGGGCGGAGGAAGCCATCATCGCCATGTCCAACTACCGCCTCCACATCAAGTTCAGAGAGTCGGTCGTCAAT GTCCCTCTTCAGCTCATTGAGTGCGTCGACTGTCGGGAGATGTTCCAGCTCCACGTCACCTGCAAGGATTGTAAAGTCATCAG GTGTCAGTTCTCCACCTTCGAGCAGTGTCAGGAGTGGCTGAAGCGACTGACCGCTGTAGTCCGACCTCCCTCCAGAATGCAAGACCTCTTCTCCTTCGCCTTCCACGCTTGGTGCATGGAGGAATACGCTGGAGAGAAGGAGCAGCACGGGGAACTGTGCAGACCAG GTGAACACGTGACCTCGTGGTTTAAGAATGAGGTGGAGAGGATGGGCTTTGACACTCAGAACGCCTGGAGGATAACCGACATCAACAGCAGGTTCAG GCTTTGTTCGAGCTACCCTCAGCAGCTCTTAGTTCCAGCCTGGATCACCGACAAAGAACTGGAAAATGTGGCGTGCTTCCGCTCCTGGAAGAGATTTCCTGCTGTGGTTTACAG ACACCAGGCCAACGGAGCAGTGATTGCTCGTTGCAGTCAGCCAGAGGTCAGTTGGTGGGGATGGAGGAACTCTGATGATGAGCACTTGGTAACGTCCATCGGTAAAGCCTGCGCTGTGAACGGCAGCAACAGGAATGGCACAGACTTAG ACGCTGCCATGGCCTCCAGTTCAGGGGCGGAAAATCTGGACATCGAACCACGTAATCTACTGATCCTGGATGCCCGGTCTTACACTGCTGCTGTAGCCAACAGGGCCAAAGGAGGAGGTTGTGAATGTCCCG AGTACTACCCAAACTGTGAGGTGGTCTTCATGGGGATGGCCAACATTCATGCCACCCGTAGGAGTTTTCACTCTCTGCGCGTCCTCTGCACGACTCAACAGCCCGACCCGGCCAA CTGGCTCTCGTCTCTGGAGGGCACCAAGTGGCTGTGGAACCTGTCCCTGTTGATGAAAGCTGCCCTGCTGGTGGTGAACGCTGTGGACAGAGACCAGCGTCCCGTCTTGGTGCACTGCTCCGATGGCTGGGACCGCACACCTCAGATCGTATCCCTGTCCAAACTGCTGTTGGACCCCTACTACCGCACAATCGAG GGCTTCCAGGTGTTGGTGGAAACTGAGTGGCTGGACTTTGGACACAAGTTTGCTGATCGATGTGGACATGGAGAGAAGTCGGATGACCTGAACGAGCGCTGTCCAATCTTTCTGCAGTGGCTGGACTGTGTCCACCAGATGCAGAGACAGTTCCCATGCTCCTTTGAATTTAACGAGGCCTTCCTG gtgaaGCTGGTGCAGCACTGCTACTCGTGCTTGTTCGGAACCTTCCTGTGTAACAGTGGTAAGCAGAGGAAGGACCGACGCATTCAGGAGAGAACCTGCTCTGTGTGGTCGCTGCTGAGGCCCACCAACCGCGCGCTGAGGAACATGCTGTACTCCACCAACTCAGAGACC GTTCTCCACCCCGTGTGTCATGTGAGGAACCTGATGCTGTGGACGGCAGTCTACCTGCCCAGCTCCTCCCCCACCACACCCTCCGATGACTCTTGCGCTCCGTATCCTGTGGCTGGAGCTGAGGAAGCACCTCTGGGCAG ACACCCAAGAACTCGCTCTTTCGACAACCTGCCCAGCGCCTGTGAGCACGGAAACTCATTGGCTCCTAACCGGCGCTCCAGCGACCCCAGCCTGAACGAGTGGCAGGACCATCGGCGTTCCCTGGAGATCAACGTGGCTTTGGATGGAGCCGCGGAGCAGGAGGTGCTCACCAATGGAGAGGAAGCGTACACCAATGGGCCAGATTCAGAGGCAGAGCTTTCTGTGGCTGTGGGCGTGGCCGAGAGTCAGATGGAGAACATCCTGAAGGAGGCGTCGAAAGACGATTCAGGAGGGTCTTCTCTGCTCTTCCACG ATATGGAGCAGATCGACACCGAGGTGGAGCTGGAAGGTTACGTGAAGGCGGATGAGGTTGAGACGCCTCAACAAGTTCTCACTAATGGATATCACTCAGCCAACGGAGTTGCAGAGTCTCAGGATGATGAAACTCCACCTCAGCCCACTGTGGAGGAAGTGCAAAAGACTTGCATGAGCTCACAGAAAGAGGAGGCACGAGAGACTAGGGTAGAGATCGTGCAGCAGAGCATAAAAACATCTCAGGAGGTGCAGGAGAGTCACATGACCTCGCAGAAAGAGGCTCAGCagaagatggaggaggaggtgcAGCAGAGCGTAGAAACAACTCAGGACTCCAGCCAATCTGTCTCAGGTGTGCCGGAGCAAACTGAGGCTCACAGGACTTTAACAAATGGGTTCACCAACGAACAGCACAAGGAGTGTgacgaggaagaggaggagaaggaggtctGCCTGGTTTCTGACTGCTTTGTTGACCAGCGGGGGGAGCACTTGGATAAGAGGGTTTCCCTGCTGGAGAGCTCCACAGAGACAGTAACTGAGGAGGCCTGCTGCAGACTGGAGCAGGACATGTTCATCTCCAGAAAAGCTGAGCTCGGCATGAGCAGGACTTTAAACGGAGGCAGCGGGTCGGCCTCTGTCAGTGCCTTCCAGTCTGACCACAGCAGCATGGACCCTCACTGCAACGGGAATGCCTCCTCAGATGTTGAGCCTAAAATCAACGGGGACCGGGCGCCTCTCAGCCGACAAGCGTCTACGGCAAGCTGCAGTTCTCTGGTCCTCAATCACCACCGAAGCTGCGCGCAGCACCGCCTCTTCCGCAGCCTGCAGAGCCGCGCTGCCACCAGCCCGGAGCAGACCACACGCAGCCACCTGGACGACGATGGGCTGACGCTGCACACGGACGCCATCCAGCAGAGGCTACGGCAGATCGAGGCCGGGCACCAGATGGAGGTGGAGACGCTGAGGAAGCAGGTTCAGGAGCTGTGGAGCCGCCTGGAGAACCAGCAACACGTGGCTTCACACCGCACCAACGGACACCTCGGAGACGAAATG ACCTCGGGCATGGACTCTGAGTACAATATGGACCCCAACTGTTTGTCTCACTGCAGCGCAGAGTTTTTCTCTGAGGGGAGCTGGGAGCAGGTGGACCGACGGGATACGGAG GTCACTCGCTGGTATCCTGATCACTTGGCAGCGCAGTGTTATGGCTGTGAGCAAGGATTCTGGCTCGTCAACAGGAAGCATCACTGCAG AGGCAGACAGCCTGTCCAGGAGGCCTG GAACTGCGGTAACGTGTTTTGCTCCAACTGCTGCGATCAGAAGATCCCGGTGCCGAGTCAGCAGCTCTTCGAGCCGACGCGCGTCTGCAAGTCGTGTTTCAGCAGCCTGCagcctggctcctcctccttggACTCGCCCATCACAGCCAGCTCCACCTGA
- the mtmr3 gene encoding phosphatidylinositol-3,5-bisphosphate 3-phosphatase MTMR3 isoform X6 yields MEEEEEVQQNLENLQANQVFPKRSPVLEEENMQVPFPELHGEFTEYVGRAEEAIIAMSNYRLHIKFRESVVNVPLQLIECVDCREMFQLHVTCKDCKVIRCQFSTFEQCQEWLKRLTAVVRPPSRMQDLFSFAFHAWCMEEYAGEKEQHGELCRPGEHVTSWFKNEVERMGFDTQNAWRITDINSRFRLCSSYPQQLLVPAWITDKELENVACFRSWKRFPAVVYRHQANGAVIARCSQPEVSWWGWRNSDDEHLVTSIGKACAVNGSNRNGTDLDAAMASSSGAENLDIEPRNLLILDARSYTAAVANRAKGGGCECPEYYPNCEVVFMGMANIHATRRSFHSLRVLCTTQQPDPANWLSSLEGTKWLWNLSLLMKAALLVVNAVDRDQRPVLVHCSDGWDRTPQIVSLSKLLLDPYYRTIEGFQVLVETEWLDFGHKFADRCGHGEKSDDLNERCPIFLQWLDCVHQMQRQFPCSFEFNEAFLVKLVQHCYSCLFGTFLCNSGKQRKDRRIQERTCSVWSLLRPTNRALRNMLYSTNSETVLHPVCHVRNLMLWTAVYLPSSSPTTPSDDSCAPYPVAGAEEAPLGRHPRTRSFDNLPSACEHGNSLAPNRRSSDPSLNEWQDHRRSLEINVALDGAAEQEVLTNGEEAYTNGPDSEAELSVAVGVAESQMENILKEASKDDSGGSSLLFHDMEQIDTEVELEGYVKADEVETPQQVLTNGYHSANGVAESQDDETPPQPTVEEVQKTCMSSQKEEARETRVEIVQQSIKTSQEVQESHMTSQKEAQQKMEEEVQQSVETTQDSSQSVSGVPEQTEAHRTLTNGFTNEQHKECDEEEEEKEVCLVSDCFVDQRGEHLDKRVSLLESSTETVTEEACCRLEQDMFISRKAELGMSRTLNGGSGSASVSAFQSDHSSMDPHCNGNASSDVEPKINGDRAPLSRQASTASCSSLVLNHHRSCAQHRLFRSLQSRAATSPEQTTRSHLDDDGLTLHTDAIQQRLRQIEAGHQMEVETLRKQVQELWSRLENQQHVASHRTNGHLGDEMTSGMDSEYNMDPNCLSHCSAEFFSEGSWEQVDRRDTEVTRWYPDHLAAQCYGCEQGFWLVNRKHHCRNCGNVFCSNCCDQKIPVPSQQLFEPTRVCKSCFSSLQPGSSSLDSPITASST; encoded by the exons GTGCCTTTTCCTGAGCTGCACGGGGAGTTCACGGAGTACGTTGGGAGGGCGGAGGAAGCCATCATCGCCATGTCCAACTACCGCCTCCACATCAAGTTCAGAGAGTCGGTCGTCAAT GTCCCTCTTCAGCTCATTGAGTGCGTCGACTGTCGGGAGATGTTCCAGCTCCACGTCACCTGCAAGGATTGTAAAGTCATCAG GTGTCAGTTCTCCACCTTCGAGCAGTGTCAGGAGTGGCTGAAGCGACTGACCGCTGTAGTCCGACCTCCCTCCAGAATGCAAGACCTCTTCTCCTTCGCCTTCCACGCTTGGTGCATGGAGGAATACGCTGGAGAGAAGGAGCAGCACGGGGAACTGTGCAGACCAG GTGAACACGTGACCTCGTGGTTTAAGAATGAGGTGGAGAGGATGGGCTTTGACACTCAGAACGCCTGGAGGATAACCGACATCAACAGCAGGTTCAG GCTTTGTTCGAGCTACCCTCAGCAGCTCTTAGTTCCAGCCTGGATCACCGACAAAGAACTGGAAAATGTGGCGTGCTTCCGCTCCTGGAAGAGATTTCCTGCTGTGGTTTACAG ACACCAGGCCAACGGAGCAGTGATTGCTCGTTGCAGTCAGCCAGAGGTCAGTTGGTGGGGATGGAGGAACTCTGATGATGAGCACTTGGTAACGTCCATCGGTAAAGCCTGCGCTGTGAACGGCAGCAACAGGAATGGCACAGACTTAG ACGCTGCCATGGCCTCCAGTTCAGGGGCGGAAAATCTGGACATCGAACCACGTAATCTACTGATCCTGGATGCCCGGTCTTACACTGCTGCTGTAGCCAACAGGGCCAAAGGAGGAGGTTGTGAATGTCCCG AGTACTACCCAAACTGTGAGGTGGTCTTCATGGGGATGGCCAACATTCATGCCACCCGTAGGAGTTTTCACTCTCTGCGCGTCCTCTGCACGACTCAACAGCCCGACCCGGCCAA CTGGCTCTCGTCTCTGGAGGGCACCAAGTGGCTGTGGAACCTGTCCCTGTTGATGAAAGCTGCCCTGCTGGTGGTGAACGCTGTGGACAGAGACCAGCGTCCCGTCTTGGTGCACTGCTCCGATGGCTGGGACCGCACACCTCAGATCGTATCCCTGTCCAAACTGCTGTTGGACCCCTACTACCGCACAATCGAG GGCTTCCAGGTGTTGGTGGAAACTGAGTGGCTGGACTTTGGACACAAGTTTGCTGATCGATGTGGACATGGAGAGAAGTCGGATGACCTGAACGAGCGCTGTCCAATCTTTCTGCAGTGGCTGGACTGTGTCCACCAGATGCAGAGACAGTTCCCATGCTCCTTTGAATTTAACGAGGCCTTCCTG gtgaaGCTGGTGCAGCACTGCTACTCGTGCTTGTTCGGAACCTTCCTGTGTAACAGTGGTAAGCAGAGGAAGGACCGACGCATTCAGGAGAGAACCTGCTCTGTGTGGTCGCTGCTGAGGCCCACCAACCGCGCGCTGAGGAACATGCTGTACTCCACCAACTCAGAGACC GTTCTCCACCCCGTGTGTCATGTGAGGAACCTGATGCTGTGGACGGCAGTCTACCTGCCCAGCTCCTCCCCCACCACACCCTCCGATGACTCTTGCGCTCCGTATCCTGTGGCTGGAGCTGAGGAAGCACCTCTGGGCAG ACACCCAAGAACTCGCTCTTTCGACAACCTGCCCAGCGCCTGTGAGCACGGAAACTCATTGGCTCCTAACCGGCGCTCCAGCGACCCCAGCCTGAACGAGTGGCAGGACCATCGGCGTTCCCTGGAGATCAACGTGGCTTTGGATGGAGCCGCGGAGCAGGAGGTGCTCACCAATGGAGAGGAAGCGTACACCAATGGGCCAGATTCAGAGGCAGAGCTTTCTGTGGCTGTGGGCGTGGCCGAGAGTCAGATGGAGAACATCCTGAAGGAGGCGTCGAAAGACGATTCAGGAGGGTCTTCTCTGCTCTTCCACG ATATGGAGCAGATCGACACCGAGGTGGAGCTGGAAGGTTACGTGAAGGCGGATGAGGTTGAGACGCCTCAACAAGTTCTCACTAATGGATATCACTCAGCCAACGGAGTTGCAGAGTCTCAGGATGATGAAACTCCACCTCAGCCCACTGTGGAGGAAGTGCAAAAGACTTGCATGAGCTCACAGAAAGAGGAGGCACGAGAGACTAGGGTAGAGATCGTGCAGCAGAGCATAAAAACATCTCAGGAGGTGCAGGAGAGTCACATGACCTCGCAGAAAGAGGCTCAGCagaagatggaggaggaggtgcAGCAGAGCGTAGAAACAACTCAGGACTCCAGCCAATCTGTCTCAGGTGTGCCGGAGCAAACTGAGGCTCACAGGACTTTAACAAATGGGTTCACCAACGAACAGCACAAGGAGTGTgacgaggaagaggaggagaaggaggtctGCCTGGTTTCTGACTGCTTTGTTGACCAGCGGGGGGAGCACTTGGATAAGAGGGTTTCCCTGCTGGAGAGCTCCACAGAGACAGTAACTGAGGAGGCCTGCTGCAGACTGGAGCAGGACATGTTCATCTCCAGAAAAGCTGAGCTCGGCATGAGCAGGACTTTAAACGGAGGCAGCGGGTCGGCCTCTGTCAGTGCCTTCCAGTCTGACCACAGCAGCATGGACCCTCACTGCAACGGGAATGCCTCCTCAGATGTTGAGCCTAAAATCAACGGGGACCGGGCGCCTCTCAGCCGACAAGCGTCTACGGCAAGCTGCAGTTCTCTGGTCCTCAATCACCACCGAAGCTGCGCGCAGCACCGCCTCTTCCGCAGCCTGCAGAGCCGCGCTGCCACCAGCCCGGAGCAGACCACACGCAGCCACCTGGACGACGATGGGCTGACGCTGCACACGGACGCCATCCAGCAGAGGCTACGGCAGATCGAGGCCGGGCACCAGATGGAGGTGGAGACGCTGAGGAAGCAGGTTCAGGAGCTGTGGAGCCGCCTGGAGAACCAGCAACACGTGGCTTCACACCGCACCAACGGACACCTCGGAGACGAAATG ACCTCGGGCATGGACTCTGAGTACAATATGGACCCCAACTGTTTGTCTCACTGCAGCGCAGAGTTTTTCTCTGAGGGGAGCTGGGAGCAGGTGGACCGACGGGATACGGAG GTCACTCGCTGGTATCCTGATCACTTGGCAGCGCAGTGTTATGGCTGTGAGCAAGGATTCTGGCTCGTCAACAGGAAGCATCACTGCAG GAACTGCGGTAACGTGTTTTGCTCCAACTGCTGCGATCAGAAGATCCCGGTGCCGAGTCAGCAGCTCTTCGAGCCGACGCGCGTCTGCAAGTCGTGTTTCAGCAGCCTGCagcctggctcctcctccttggACTCGCCCATCACAGCCAGCTCCACCTGA
- the mtmr3 gene encoding phosphatidylinositol-3,5-bisphosphate 3-phosphatase MTMR3 isoform X5 codes for MEEEEEVQQNLENLQANQVFPKRSPVLEEENMQVPFPELHGEFTEYVGRAEEAIIAMSNYRLHIKFRESVVNSCCCEVSVPLQLIECVDCREMFQLHVTCKDCKVIRCQFSTFEQCQEWLKRLTAVVRPPSRMQDLFSFAFHAWCMEEYAGEKEQHGELCRPGEHVTSWFKNEVERMGFDTQNAWRITDINSRFRLCSSYPQQLLVPAWITDKELENVACFRSWKRFPAVVYRHQANGAVIARCSQPEVSWWGWRNSDDEHLVTSIGKACAVNGSNRNGTDLDAAMASSSGAENLDIEPRNLLILDARSYTAAVANRAKGGGCECPEYYPNCEVVFMGMANIHATRRSFHSLRVLCTTQQPDPANWLSSLEGTKWLWNLSLLMKAALLVVNAVDRDQRPVLVHCSDGWDRTPQIVSLSKLLLDPYYRTIEGFQVLVETEWLDFGHKFADRCGHGEKSDDLNERCPIFLQWLDCVHQMQRQFPCSFEFNEAFLVKLVQHCYSCLFGTFLCNSGKQRKDRRIQERTCSVWSLLRPTNRALRNMLYSTNSETVLHPVCHVRNLMLWTAVYLPSSSPTTPSDDSCAPYPVAGAEEAPLGRHPRTRSFDNLPSACEHGNSLAPNRRSSDPSLNEWQDHRRSLEINVALDGAAEQEVLTNGEEAYTNGPDSEAELSVAVGVAESQMENILKEASKDDSGGSSLLFHDMEQIDTEVELEGYVKADEVETPQQVLTNGYHSANGVAESQDDETPPQPTVEEVQKTCMSSQKEEARETRVEIVQQSIKTSQEVQESHMTSQKEAQQKMEEEVQQSVETTQDSSQSVSGVPEQTEAHRTLTNGFTNEQHKECDEEEEEKEVCLVSDCFVDQRGEHLDKRVSLLESSTETVTEEACCRLEQDMFISRKAELGMSRTLNGGSGSASVSAFQSDHSSMDPHCNGNASSDVEPKINGDRAPLSRQASTASCSSLVLNHHRSCAQHRLFRSLQSRAATSPEQTTRSHLDDDGLTLHTDAIQQRLRQIEAGHQMEVETLRKQVQELWSRLENQQHVASHRTNGHLGDEMTSGMDSEYNMDPNCLSHCSAEFFSEGSWEQVDRRDTEALDFKEEKKQYREAE; via the exons GTGCCTTTTCCTGAGCTGCACGGGGAGTTCACGGAGTACGTTGGGAGGGCGGAGGAAGCCATCATCGCCATGTCCAACTACCGCCTCCACATCAAGTTCAGAGAGTCGGTCGTCAAT aGCTGTTGTTGTGAAGTGTCA GTCCCTCTTCAGCTCATTGAGTGCGTCGACTGTCGGGAGATGTTCCAGCTCCACGTCACCTGCAAGGATTGTAAAGTCATCAG GTGTCAGTTCTCCACCTTCGAGCAGTGTCAGGAGTGGCTGAAGCGACTGACCGCTGTAGTCCGACCTCCCTCCAGAATGCAAGACCTCTTCTCCTTCGCCTTCCACGCTTGGTGCATGGAGGAATACGCTGGAGAGAAGGAGCAGCACGGGGAACTGTGCAGACCAG GTGAACACGTGACCTCGTGGTTTAAGAATGAGGTGGAGAGGATGGGCTTTGACACTCAGAACGCCTGGAGGATAACCGACATCAACAGCAGGTTCAG GCTTTGTTCGAGCTACCCTCAGCAGCTCTTAGTTCCAGCCTGGATCACCGACAAAGAACTGGAAAATGTGGCGTGCTTCCGCTCCTGGAAGAGATTTCCTGCTGTGGTTTACAG ACACCAGGCCAACGGAGCAGTGATTGCTCGTTGCAGTCAGCCAGAGGTCAGTTGGTGGGGATGGAGGAACTCTGATGATGAGCACTTGGTAACGTCCATCGGTAAAGCCTGCGCTGTGAACGGCAGCAACAGGAATGGCACAGACTTAG ACGCTGCCATGGCCTCCAGTTCAGGGGCGGAAAATCTGGACATCGAACCACGTAATCTACTGATCCTGGATGCCCGGTCTTACACTGCTGCTGTAGCCAACAGGGCCAAAGGAGGAGGTTGTGAATGTCCCG AGTACTACCCAAACTGTGAGGTGGTCTTCATGGGGATGGCCAACATTCATGCCACCCGTAGGAGTTTTCACTCTCTGCGCGTCCTCTGCACGACTCAACAGCCCGACCCGGCCAA CTGGCTCTCGTCTCTGGAGGGCACCAAGTGGCTGTGGAACCTGTCCCTGTTGATGAAAGCTGCCCTGCTGGTGGTGAACGCTGTGGACAGAGACCAGCGTCCCGTCTTGGTGCACTGCTCCGATGGCTGGGACCGCACACCTCAGATCGTATCCCTGTCCAAACTGCTGTTGGACCCCTACTACCGCACAATCGAG GGCTTCCAGGTGTTGGTGGAAACTGAGTGGCTGGACTTTGGACACAAGTTTGCTGATCGATGTGGACATGGAGAGAAGTCGGATGACCTGAACGAGCGCTGTCCAATCTTTCTGCAGTGGCTGGACTGTGTCCACCAGATGCAGAGACAGTTCCCATGCTCCTTTGAATTTAACGAGGCCTTCCTG gtgaaGCTGGTGCAGCACTGCTACTCGTGCTTGTTCGGAACCTTCCTGTGTAACAGTGGTAAGCAGAGGAAGGACCGACGCATTCAGGAGAGAACCTGCTCTGTGTGGTCGCTGCTGAGGCCCACCAACCGCGCGCTGAGGAACATGCTGTACTCCACCAACTCAGAGACC GTTCTCCACCCCGTGTGTCATGTGAGGAACCTGATGCTGTGGACGGCAGTCTACCTGCCCAGCTCCTCCCCCACCACACCCTCCGATGACTCTTGCGCTCCGTATCCTGTGGCTGGAGCTGAGGAAGCACCTCTGGGCAG ACACCCAAGAACTCGCTCTTTCGACAACCTGCCCAGCGCCTGTGAGCACGGAAACTCATTGGCTCCTAACCGGCGCTCCAGCGACCCCAGCCTGAACGAGTGGCAGGACCATCGGCGTTCCCTGGAGATCAACGTGGCTTTGGATGGAGCCGCGGAGCAGGAGGTGCTCACCAATGGAGAGGAAGCGTACACCAATGGGCCAGATTCAGAGGCAGAGCTTTCTGTGGCTGTGGGCGTGGCCGAGAGTCAGATGGAGAACATCCTGAAGGAGGCGTCGAAAGACGATTCAGGAGGGTCTTCTCTGCTCTTCCACG ATATGGAGCAGATCGACACCGAGGTGGAGCTGGAAGGTTACGTGAAGGCGGATGAGGTTGAGACGCCTCAACAAGTTCTCACTAATGGATATCACTCAGCCAACGGAGTTGCAGAGTCTCAGGATGATGAAACTCCACCTCAGCCCACTGTGGAGGAAGTGCAAAAGACTTGCATGAGCTCACAGAAAGAGGAGGCACGAGAGACTAGGGTAGAGATCGTGCAGCAGAGCATAAAAACATCTCAGGAGGTGCAGGAGAGTCACATGACCTCGCAGAAAGAGGCTCAGCagaagatggaggaggaggtgcAGCAGAGCGTAGAAACAACTCAGGACTCCAGCCAATCTGTCTCAGGTGTGCCGGAGCAAACTGAGGCTCACAGGACTTTAACAAATGGGTTCACCAACGAACAGCACAAGGAGTGTgacgaggaagaggaggagaaggaggtctGCCTGGTTTCTGACTGCTTTGTTGACCAGCGGGGGGAGCACTTGGATAAGAGGGTTTCCCTGCTGGAGAGCTCCACAGAGACAGTAACTGAGGAGGCCTGCTGCAGACTGGAGCAGGACATGTTCATCTCCAGAAAAGCTGAGCTCGGCATGAGCAGGACTTTAAACGGAGGCAGCGGGTCGGCCTCTGTCAGTGCCTTCCAGTCTGACCACAGCAGCATGGACCCTCACTGCAACGGGAATGCCTCCTCAGATGTTGAGCCTAAAATCAACGGGGACCGGGCGCCTCTCAGCCGACAAGCGTCTACGGCAAGCTGCAGTTCTCTGGTCCTCAATCACCACCGAAGCTGCGCGCAGCACCGCCTCTTCCGCAGCCTGCAGAGCCGCGCTGCCACCAGCCCGGAGCAGACCACACGCAGCCACCTGGACGACGATGGGCTGACGCTGCACACGGACGCCATCCAGCAGAGGCTACGGCAGATCGAGGCCGGGCACCAGATGGAGGTGGAGACGCTGAGGAAGCAGGTTCAGGAGCTGTGGAGCCGCCTGGAGAACCAGCAACACGTGGCTTCACACCGCACCAACGGACACCTCGGAGACGAAATG ACCTCGGGCATGGACTCTGAGTACAATATGGACCCCAACTGTTTGTCTCACTGCAGCGCAGAGTTTTTCTCTGAGGGGAGCTGGGAGCAGGTGGACCGACGGGATACGGAG GCACTTGActttaaagaagaaaagaagcagTACAGAGAGGCTGAATGA